From one Enterobacter kobei genomic stretch:
- the sdhC gene encoding succinate dehydrogenase cytochrome b556 subunit — protein sequence MWALFMIKNVKKQRPVNLDLTTIRFPVTAIASILHRVSGVITFVAVGILLWLLGLSLSSPEGFQSAADIMDGFFAKFIMWGILTALAYHAVGGIRHALMDVGYLEETFEAGKRSAWVAIGITVVLSILAGVLVW from the coding sequence ATGTGGGCGTTATTCATGATAAAAAATGTCAAAAAACAAAGACCTGTCAATCTGGATCTGACAACGATCCGGTTTCCTGTTACGGCTATAGCGTCCATTCTGCACCGTGTTTCTGGCGTCATCACTTTTGTGGCGGTCGGGATCCTGCTGTGGTTACTGGGCCTGTCGCTCTCCTCTCCGGAAGGTTTCCAGTCAGCCGCTGACATCATGGATGGCTTCTTCGCGAAATTCATCATGTGGGGCATTCTCACCGCGCTTGCGTATCACGCGGTCGGTGGTATTCGTCATGCCTTGATGGATGTGGGCTATCTTGAAGAGACCTTCGAAGCCGGGAAACGTTCTGCCTGGGTCGCTATTGGTATTACTGTCGTGCTTTCAATTCTCGCAGGAGTCCTCGTATGGTAA